The sequence below is a genomic window from Candidatus Methylomirabilota bacterium.
AGGGCTCGGACAGCCTGACCACCAAGCTCCTGGTCAACGACGCCTGCGTGGCCCTCGGGGTGCCCCTCGTCGTGGCCGGGGTCGTGGGCTGGGACGGCCAGCTCCTGGTGGTGCGCCCGGGCGCCACCGCTTGCTACCGATGCGTCGTCCGCACCGCGCCGCCGGCGGGAGCGGTGCCGTCGTGCCAGGAGGCCGGCATTCTGGGGCCGATCGCGGGCATCGTGGGAAGCCTCCAGGCGACGGAGGCGTTGAAGCTCTGCCTCGGGCTCGACAGCCCCATGGCCGGTCACCTCCTCTTCTTCGATGGCCGCTCGGGGGAGACGTCGTGGGTGTCGGTACGCCGGGACCCGACCTGTCCGGCATGCGGGAGTTGTGATCGATGACGACGCCGCGGATCTCGAAGCGCGTCCAGGGGTTCACCGAGTCGGTGATCCGAGAGATGACCCGGGTGAACGCCGAGCACGGGGGCGTGAACCTGGCCCAGGGGTTCCCGAACTTCCCGCCGCCCAAGGAGCTGGCTGAGGCGGCGCACCGGGCGATCGATGGCGACTTCCACCAGTACGCGATCACCTGGGGAGCGCGGAACCTGCGCGAGGCGATCGCCGCCAAGTTCGAGCATTTCTACGGCAAGCCGGTGGATCCCGAACGGCAGGTGACGGTCTGCTGCGGCTCGACGGAGGCGATGCTCTCGAGCCTCCTGGCCGTCCTCGACCCCGGCGACGAGATCATCATCTTCGAGCCGTTCTACGAGAACTACGGACCCGGAGCGATCATCTCCGGAGCCCGACCGGTGTACGTCCCGCTCGAGCCGCCGGCGTTCTCGTTCGACCCCGACCGGCTCGCCCGGGCCTTCACTCCCCGCACGAAGGCCATCATCTTCAACAGCCCGAACAACCCCACCGGAAAGGTCTTCAACCTGCGGGAGCTCGAGTCGATCGCCGAGCTCTGCCAGAAGCACGACGTCCTCGCCATTACCGACGAGATCTACGAGCACATCGTGTTCGACGGCCACCGGCACATCCCGATCGCGACGCTTCCCGGGATGTGGGACCGGACGATCACCATCTCGGGTGTCTCCAAGTCGTACTCGGTGACGGGCTGGCGGATCGGCTACACGATCAGCTCTCCCGAGATCGCCGTCGGGATCCGCCGCGCCCACGACTTCGTGACCGTGGGCGCGCCGGCTCCCCTGCAGGAGGCGGCGGTGACCGCCCTTCACCTGCCGGACAGCTACTATCTGAGCCTCCGTGAGGCGTATCAGGCCCGTCGGGATCTCCTCTGCCCGCTGCTCGAGAAGGCCGGGTTCCCCATCTTCAGGCCGTCCGGGGCCTATTACGTGTTGACGGAGTGCCGGCACTTCCTCCAGCGCTACGGCCTGCCCGATGACACGGCCTTCGCCATGTACCTCGTGAAGGAGGTCGGAGTCGCGACGGTTCCGGGATCCTCCTTCTACGCCCACCCGGAGCTCGGCCGGACCAAGATCCGCTTCTGCTTTCCGAAGACCGACGACGT
It includes:
- a CDS encoding HesA/MoeB/ThiF family protein, with product MYVELTEERLRRYSRQVILPEVGGAGQARLFASRVLVVGAGGLGSPAALYLAGAGIGTLGLVDSDAVELSNLPRQILHGTKDLERPKVDSAQARLEELNPEVRVVPHHVRLAADTARALIEDYQVVVEGSDSLTTKLLVNDACVALGVPLVVAGVVGWDGQLLVVRPGATACYRCVVRTAPPAGAVPSCQEAGILGPIAGIVGSLQATEALKLCLGLDSPMAGHLLFFDGRSGETSWVSVRRDPTCPACGSCDR
- a CDS encoding aminotransferase class I/II-fold pyridoxal phosphate-dependent enzyme, with translation MTTPRISKRVQGFTESVIREMTRVNAEHGGVNLAQGFPNFPPPKELAEAAHRAIDGDFHQYAITWGARNLREAIAAKFEHFYGKPVDPERQVTVCCGSTEAMLSSLLAVLDPGDEIIIFEPFYENYGPGAIISGARPVYVPLEPPAFSFDPDRLARAFTPRTKAIIFNSPNNPTGKVFNLRELESIAELCQKHDVLAITDEIYEHIVFDGHRHIPIATLPGMWDRTITISGVSKSYSVTGWRIGYTISSPEIAVGIRRAHDFVTVGAPAPLQEAAVTALHLPDSYYLSLREAYQARRDLLCPLLEKAGFPIFRPSGAYYVLTECRHFLQRYGLPDDTAFAMYLVKEVGVATVPGSSFYAHPELGRTKIRFCFPKTDDVLLDAGRRLQALAR